One stretch of Streptomyces sp. A2-16 DNA includes these proteins:
- a CDS encoding fatty acyl-AMP ligase, whose product MDIRRPPLAPAFRSLPEYVRHWALTTPERRAFTFVDHPAPHSRGVHRTLTWRRLDLRVRAVAARLAEEAEPGARVAVLCPQGLEYVTGFLGALAAGMVAVPMYPPGLPGHGDRLAAVLADARPAVVVTASQVSSEVRHLCTDTATRIVAVDQVPDAAARELPPPDGEIAYLQYTSGSTRTPTGVEIGHTNVVANARQALGAYGADVTQVTCVGWLPLYHDMGLVLSVAAPVVRGLLSVLMDPVAFLHEPARWLRLLSAHPRALSAAPNFAYDYCASAVTEAQKADLRLDGVVALINGSEPVRPTTADRFQAAFAGQGLVAGTHCPSYGLAEATVFVSAARPGEPVRRFSLDRDALAEGKALPARPDDPRAVLLAGCGTPVGQEVHVVDPVSGARLSEGEVGEIQVRGPNVGRGYWNRDEQTRRVFGTDGRLRTGDLGTVLEGQLIVTGRLKDLIVVDGRNHYPQDLEATVQDAHPAVRRDRLAAFGVADGSGERVVVVAEHARTTSLAEIDVPALVRSVRAAVSGRHGVRLADVLLVPPGTVPRTSSGKVSRALTRQRYLAGAYPVGGTA is encoded by the coding sequence ATGGACATCCGCCGTCCCCCGCTCGCCCCCGCGTTCCGGAGTCTGCCGGAGTACGTGCGTCACTGGGCCCTGACGACCCCGGAACGCCGGGCGTTCACCTTCGTCGACCATCCCGCCCCGCACTCGCGGGGGGTCCATCGCACCCTGACCTGGCGCCGGCTCGACCTGCGGGTAAGGGCGGTGGCCGCCCGGCTCGCCGAGGAGGCCGAGCCGGGAGCACGGGTCGCCGTGCTGTGCCCCCAGGGACTGGAGTACGTGACCGGGTTCCTCGGGGCGCTCGCGGCCGGCATGGTCGCCGTACCGATGTATCCGCCCGGTCTGCCCGGACACGGCGACCGGCTGGCCGCCGTCCTGGCCGACGCCCGCCCGGCGGTGGTGGTGACGGCCAGTCAGGTGAGCAGCGAGGTGCGGCACTTGTGCACGGACACCGCCACACGAATCGTCGCTGTGGACCAGGTGCCCGACGCCGCCGCGCGGGAACTGCCGCCGCCGGACGGTGAGATCGCCTATCTCCAGTACACCTCCGGGTCGACACGCACCCCGACGGGAGTGGAGATCGGGCACACCAACGTCGTCGCCAACGCCCGGCAGGCGCTGGGTGCCTACGGCGCCGATGTGACTCAGGTGACCTGTGTGGGCTGGCTGCCGCTCTACCACGACATGGGGCTCGTCCTCAGTGTGGCCGCCCCGGTGGTGCGCGGACTGCTGTCGGTGCTCATGGACCCGGTCGCCTTCCTGCACGAACCAGCGCGCTGGCTGCGGCTGCTGTCCGCGCATCCGCGGGCACTGAGCGCGGCGCCCAACTTCGCCTACGACTACTGCGCCTCGGCGGTGACCGAGGCGCAGAAGGCGGATCTGCGGCTGGACGGGGTCGTCGCACTGATCAACGGCAGCGAACCGGTCCGCCCCACCACGGCCGACAGGTTCCAGGCCGCCTTCGCCGGTCAGGGGCTCGTCGCCGGCACCCACTGCCCGTCTTACGGGCTCGCCGAGGCGACCGTCTTCGTCAGCGCCGCCCGTCCCGGGGAGCCGGTGCGCCGGTTCTCCCTCGACCGGGACGCGCTCGCCGAGGGGAAGGCGCTGCCCGCCCGGCCCGACGATCCCCGGGCCGTGTTGCTGGCGGGCTGCGGCACCCCGGTGGGACAGGAGGTTCATGTCGTCGATCCGGTCTCGGGCGCCCGCCTGTCCGAGGGCGAGGTCGGTGAGATCCAGGTGCGGGGCCCCAACGTGGGCCGCGGCTACTGGAACCGGGACGAGCAGACCCGGCGCGTCTTCGGCACGGACGGCCGGCTGCGCACCGGCGACCTGGGGACCGTCCTGGAAGGGCAGTTGATCGTCACCGGACGGCTCAAGGACCTCATCGTCGTCGACGGACGCAACCACTATCCGCAGGACCTGGAGGCCACCGTCCAGGACGCGCACCCGGCCGTACGGCGCGACCGGCTCGCCGCGTTCGGGGTGGCGGACGGCTCCGGTGAGCGGGTGGTCGTGGTGGCCGAGCACGCGCGGACCACGAGCCTCGCCGAGATCGACGTACCGGCTCTGGTGCGGTCGGTGCGCGCGGCCGTGTCCGGGCGGCACGGGGTGCGGCTCGCCGATGTCCTGCTGGTGCCGCCGGGCACGGTGCCGCGGACGTCCAGCGGCAAGGTGTCGCGGGCGCTGACCCGGCAGCGGTACCTGGCGGGTGCCTACCCGGTGGGCGGCACCGCGTGA